Below is a window of Verrucomicrobiota bacterium DNA.
CGCAAAAAATGGAAGCCCATTTGAAACTCATGGCGGGGAACATGGCGCTGCTGCCGGACATGAACACACTTCTGAGAAAGGAGCGCACTGATGTCTGACACTGTGATTTCTCCGACAGTCAAGATCCAGCCGCCGCCTGCGGAGCTGGAGCGTATTCCATTGGTTGCCAATCGGCGCGGGCCGGGATGGATTTCCGATCACATCGCCGGAGTGGTGGAAGGCAAGACGCCGCTCTGGTGGTGGTGCGCGTTCATTCCGAGCTTCCTTTGCATGATCATGTTGTTTTGTCTCATTGCCTATCTCATTGGTACGGGGGTGGGCGTCTGGGGGCCAGGCCACCCGGTTATGTGGGGCTGGGCCATCGTCAACTTCGTCTGGTGGATCGGTATCGGTCACGCCGGAACGCTCATTTCCGCGATTCTATTTCTGCTGCGCCAACGCTGGCGCACTTCGATCAACCGCGCCGCCGAAGCCATGACAATTTTCGCCGTCATGTGCGCCGGCATCTTCCCGGTCATTCACATCGGACGGGTCTGGTTTGGGTGGTGGCTGCTACCGTTGCCCAATGCGAACGGGCCGATCTGGCCGCAGTTCCGTTCGCCGTTGATGTGGGACGTGTTTGCCGTCTCGACTTACTTCACCGTGTCCGTGTTGTTCTGGTATGTGGGTTTGATTCCCGATCTGGCCGTCATCCGCGATCGGGCAAAAACCAAAATCCGAAAATTCTGTTACGGTCTGTTCGCGCTCGGTTGGACCGGCTCAAACCGGCACTGGAGCAATTACGAACGGGCTTATTTGATTCTGGCGGGTCTTTCCACACCGCTGGTGCTCTCGGTGCACAGTATCGTGTCGTTGGACTTCTCGGTGTCGCAACTGCCGGGCTGGCACACGACCATTTTCCCGCCGTACTTCGTGGCCGGTGCGATCTACTCCGGCTTCGGCATGGTGCTGACGCTGTTGGTGCCGTTGCGGAAGGTCTGCAAATTGGAAGAAGTCATCACCCTGCGACACGTGGATTTGATCTGCAAAGTGACGCTGGCGACCGGCTGCATTGTCAGTTACGCCTACGCAATGGAATATTTCATCGCCTGGTACAGCGGCAATCCCTACGAGCGTTTCGCGTTCTGGCAGCGGCTCTTCGGCAAGTACTGGTACGGCGGCTGGGCGATGCTCGCGTTCAATATGGTGACGCCGCAACTTTTCTGGTTCAAAAAAGTGCGTACGAATATGATTGCGGTGTTCGTCATTTCCATCCTGGTGAACATTGGCATGTGGTTTGAGCGGTTTGTCATCGTGGTCGGTTCGCTCTATCGCGATTTCATCCCTGCCAACTGGGGTTACTTCAAGCCGACCTGGGTGGACGTGATGACGTATGTCGGCACGTTCGGTTTGTTCTTCACGTTCTTCCTTTTGTTCATCCGTTTCCTGCCGTTGATCGCCATCGCGGAAGTCAAAGGCGTCACACCGCAGGCCGACCCGCATCATCCGCTGGGCGGCGCCAAAGAGGGGGGGCATCACTGATGGCTGAGACGACCAGCAACTATGCCTTGCTCGCCGAGTTTGAAACGGCGGCGGACACTTTGCACGCGGCGGAAAAGGTGCGCGACGCTGGCTACACGCAATGGGACGTGTTCACGCCATTTCCCGTTCACGGCCTGGACCGGGCGATGGGAATGAAAAGTTCCAAGGTCGGATGGTTTTCCTTCCTCGGCGGCGTGACCGGCTACACGACGGGCATGTTGATGATCTGGTACATGAATGCTTACGACTACCGGATACCCGTCGGTGGCAAACCGATGTTCAGCCCCTTCTCCGCATTTCCGCCGTCCTATGAATTGACGATTCTGCTCGGCTCATTCGGCGCGATCTTAGGCATGTTGTTTCTGAATCGTCTGCCGCGCCTGCATCATCCGTTGCTGAAGCACCGGCGGTTTGGACTGGCGAGCCACGACCGGTTTTTCGTCGTGATTGAAACGGCTGACCCGAAATTTTCGGAAACCGAAACCCGCAAGTTGCTGGAAGCCGCCGGCAGCAAGCGCATCGAGGAAGTGAGGGATTGATGCGCTATTTCCTCCTCCTCCTCGGACTATCGACGGTGCTCGTGATGGTGGTCGCCGGCAAACGGGGCGACATGTCGCGTCGCCCGCCGATTGAAATTTTCCCCGACATGGATCGCCAACCCAAGTTGCGTCCGCAAACACGCAACAACTTTTTTCCGGACCAACTCAGTTCGCAAATGCCGGTGCCCGGCACCATCGCGCGCGGCACGCCCTACGAAGACACGCCGGTCAACACGGGACGCATCACCGGCACGACGAATTTTGTGGAAACGATCCCCGTTCCCGTCACTGAACAGTTGATCACGCGCGGGCAGCAGCGTTTTCAGATCAACTGTTCGCCCTGTCACAGCGCGATGGGCGATGGCAACGGCATCACCAAGCGACTGGGGATGGCCGTGGTTGGCAATTTGCATGACAAACGCATTGTTGAATTACCGGATGGCGATGTTTTCAACACCATCAGCAATGGCAAGAACCTGATGGGCGCTTATGGCGCGAACGTTTCCATTCAGGATCGTTGGGCGATTGTGGCCTACGTCCGGGCGCTGCAACGCAGCCGGCTGGCGGATCTGAATGATGTGCCGGAGGCGCAACGTGGCGCGTTGAAGAAATAGATTATGAGCAGAAACCCTGAAACTGGCGCTCCGTTCAACTTGTCCAAATGGCGCAGTGTGCCCAACCGGATGATTCTCGTCGGCGGCGTGATCGCGTTGCTCGGCTGGATCCTTGACGCCCGGCAATTTGGTTTTTCCTGGCTGCTGGCTTACATGTTCTGCCTAAGTTTTGGTTTGGGTGGTTTGTTTCTGGTGTTGGTCCATCATTTGTTCGATGCCAGTTGGTCGGTGCCCATCCGGCGCTTTTGCGAACATCTCGCGGGCTTGTTGTTCCCTTGGATGGCGATCTTGTTCATCCCGCTCGCGGTGCTGGCGCCCAAGATTTATCCGTGGATGCAACTGCTTGCCAGGCACACCCCTGATCACGCGCTGCGCTCGAAGGAAGCTTTTCTCAACCTGCCGATGTTCTATCTGGTGGTGGTGTTCTGCTTCGTTGTCTGGAAGGTGCTCACGTCTGGCCTGCTTAAATGGTCGCTAAAGCAGGACGAAACCGGCTCGGCGGAATGCACCAACAAAATGCGGTTGTATTCGTATTGGGGGATTTTCGCGTTCGCGATCACCTTGACGCTGATGGCGATCATGCTGGTGAAGGCGCTCGAGCACGAATGGTTTTCCACGATGTATGGCGTCTATTATTTCGCCGACAGCGTTTGGGCGACGTTGGCGGTGGTTTATGTCATCACGGCGATTCTGCAGCGCAACGGTCAGCTCAGGGACGTCGTGCATGCGGACACTTTTTATTACATCGGCTCGCTGTTGTTTGCGTTCACGGTGTTTTATGCCTACATCCACTTCGCGCAATACTTCATCATCTGGAACGCCAACATGCCGGAGGAAACTTTCCACTATGTCCTGCGCGAGGCGGGCATCTGGTGGTGGGTCGGCCAGATCATCATCTTCGGTCATTTCTTTGTTCCGTTCCTGCTGTTGCTGCGCATCGACGTGAAACTGAAATTCTGGTTCATGATTCCCCTGGGCACGTGGGTGTTGTTGATGCGCTTCTTCGATCAATGGTTCAACACCGGCGCGGTCGTTCACCCGGAGGGCTTCCTCATCAATCATGCGGTTCAATGGTCTTCGCTCGCTTGGGATTTGCTTCTGGACGCAGGTTGTATCGCATTCATCAGTGGGGTGTTGATCAAGGTGTTCCTGAATTCGTTCCACGCGCATCCGCCCTATCCGCTGCGCGACCCGCGGATGGCCGAATCGCTCGGCGTCTATGTGCCGCCCGCCGCCGGGAGCCGCGCGGCTTCTCACGGAGGTGCCAAATGAACGCGGATCGTGGCGGGAATCAATTGACGTGGGTGGCGTATATCGTCGCCGCGCTCGGCACGCTGTTCATCGTCGCCGGGTTGGTCGGGGTGATGATTCATTACACCCGGCCAGCGCCGCTGAATACGGCGCGCATCGCTGAGCGCCACGAGACCCTGAAGAAACTTCGGGCCGAAGAAGCGAAGACGCTGACCGAATACGACTGGCAGGATCAAGTCAAAGGCGTCGTGCGACTGCCGATCACGAACGCGATGGAACTCATCGTCCGCGAATATCAGAATCCTGCCGCGGCTCGCTCGAATTTGATCGCGCGCGTGGAAAAGGCGACGGCAGCTCCGCCCAAAGCGCCGGAGAAACCGAGTCCGTTTGAATAAGTCTGTCGGTTTGTTTTGATGAATGCGCCCGCTTCCCAATCGCAGTCCAGTCCCATTGAAGACGCCGGCGCTTTGGCGGCTTCGCCCGCGGAGAGCGACGCCTCGTGCCGGTATCCGGTACTGTATTTGATGGCCAAGGCAGCGGGTTGGCTGGTGCTCAGTTCGATTTTCTCGCTCCTCGACTCACTCAAGTTCCACTCGCCGAACATTCTTGCAGACTGTTCCTGGTTGACCTACGGCCGCGTGCAACCGGCGCAAGTCAACATGCTCATTTATGGCTTTGCGATCCAGGCCGGCGTTGGTGTTGCCCTGTGGTTGATCGCCCGGTTGGGCCGCACGACGCTGCTCCAGCCGGGATTCATCACCGTCAGCGCCGCAGTTTGGAACCTGGGCGTCGCCATTGGGGTCCTCGGCATTCTCGCGGGCGACAGCACGGGCTTTGAATGGCTGGAGATGCCGCGCTACGCTTCGCCGATCTTACTGCTGGCGTATGCGCTGATGAGTATCTGGGCGTTGATGACTTTCCAACAACGACGGGAACACCGGCTCTACGTCTCGCAATGGTTTTTGCTCGCGGCGCTGTTCTGGTTTCCGTGGATTTATTCGACGGCGAATCTGCTGCTCGTCGTCGCGCCGGTGCGCGGCACGCTGCAGGCCGCTATCAATTGGTGGTATGTCAACAACCTCAGCTCCATCTGGCTGGGCTTCGTCGGTTTGGCGGCCATCTTCTATTTCATTCCCAAGCTCATCAACCGTCCGTTGCACAGTAATTCTCAGGCCCGGTTCGCCTTCTGGCTGCTGGTCTTGTTCGGTGGTTGGGGCGGCTTTCCGGACGGCGCGCCGCTGCCGGCATGGATGCCGAGCCTTAGCACGGTTCTGGGCGCGATGACGATCCTGTCGTTGATTGCGCTGGCGATCAACTTGCACCTTACGCTGAAAGGCCAATACTCAAAGGTGCAACAGAGCGCGCCGCTCAAATTCATCCTGTTCGGTTTGGCGGCGTTCATGCTGGGCAGTTTGTCCAACATCGCCAGTTCGCTGCACCCCATCAGCGAGATCATCCGCTTTACCTGGTTCACGGCAGCACAAAAGCAACTCGTGCTCTACGGCTTCTTCGCGATGACGATGTTCGGTGCTTTCTATTACATCATTCCCCGTTTGATGCAAAGCGATCGGCTGTCGGCAAGGTTGATCAAGTGGCATTTCTGGTGCGCCGCGGCGGGGACAGTGCTTTACGTCCTGCCTTTGAGTGCGGGCGG
It encodes the following:
- a CDS encoding DUF3341 domain-containing protein, with the protein product MAETTSNYALLAEFETAADTLHAAEKVRDAGYTQWDVFTPFPVHGLDRAMGMKSSKVGWFSFLGGVTGYTTGMLMIWYMNAYDYRIPVGGKPMFSPFSAFPPSYELTILLGSFGAILGMLFLNRLPRLHHPLLKHRRFGLASHDRFFVVIETADPKFSETETRKLLEAAGSKRIEEVRD
- the nrfD gene encoding polysulfide reductase NrfD — its product is MSDTVISPTVKIQPPPAELERIPLVANRRGPGWISDHIAGVVEGKTPLWWWCAFIPSFLCMIMLFCLIAYLIGTGVGVWGPGHPVMWGWAIVNFVWWIGIGHAGTLISAILFLLRQRWRTSINRAAEAMTIFAVMCAGIFPVIHIGRVWFGWWLLPLPNANGPIWPQFRSPLMWDVFAVSTYFTVSVLFWYVGLIPDLAVIRDRAKTKIRKFCYGLFALGWTGSNRHWSNYERAYLILAGLSTPLVLSVHSIVSLDFSVSQLPGWHTTIFPPYFVAGAIYSGFGMVLTLLVPLRKVCKLEEVITLRHVDLICKVTLATGCIVSYAYAMEYFIAWYSGNPYERFAFWQRLFGKYWYGGWAMLAFNMVTPQLFWFKKVRTNMIAVFVISILVNIGMWFERFVIVVGSLYRDFIPANWGYFKPTWVDVMTYVGTFGLFFTFFLLFIRFLPLIAIAEVKGVTPQADPHHPLGGAKEGGHH
- a CDS encoding cytochrome c, yielding MRYFLLLLGLSTVLVMVVAGKRGDMSRRPPIEIFPDMDRQPKLRPQTRNNFFPDQLSSQMPVPGTIARGTPYEDTPVNTGRITGTTNFVETIPVPVTEQLITRGQQRFQINCSPCHSAMGDGNGITKRLGMAVVGNLHDKRIVELPDGDVFNTISNGKNLMGAYGANVSIQDRWAIVAYVRALQRSRLADLNDVPEAQRGALKK
- a CDS encoding cbb3-type cytochrome c oxidase subunit I, coding for MNAPASQSQSSPIEDAGALAASPAESDASCRYPVLYLMAKAAGWLVLSSIFSLLDSLKFHSPNILADCSWLTYGRVQPAQVNMLIYGFAIQAGVGVALWLIARLGRTTLLQPGFITVSAAVWNLGVAIGVLGILAGDSTGFEWLEMPRYASPILLLAYALMSIWALMTFQQRREHRLYVSQWFLLAALFWFPWIYSTANLLLVVAPVRGTLQAAINWWYVNNLSSIWLGFVGLAAIFYFIPKLINRPLHSNSQARFAFWLLVLFGGWGGFPDGAPLPAWMPSLSTVLGAMTILSLIALAINLHLTLKGQYSKVQQSAPLKFILFGLAAFMLGSLSNIASSLHPISEIIRFTWFTAAQKQLVLYGFFAMTMFGAFYYIIPRLMQSDRLSARLIKWHFWCAAAGTVLYVLPLSAGGVVEGFRLNDANVGFADVLKSTLMFLRISTIGDVSMLIGNCCLLANLSLLFYRCCRSCCIPAIKSLTKTEVMEVTS